GTGGCAGCCGCAGAGGAGAAGAAGGCGGCGTCGTCGTCGTCGGAGGAGCAGAAGGACGCCAAGGCGCAGCCGGTGAAGCGCGGCCTCCTGGGGCTGGGCTACGGCCTCGGCGGCTACGGCTCGCAGGTGGCCGACGCCCTCGTCCTGGGCGGACAGTCGCTGCCCGCCTTCGGGGGCGGCCTCGGCGGCGGCTTCGGGGGCGGCGCCATCGGCGGCGGTCTGATCGGAGGGGGCTACGGCGGCGGCTACGGCGGCGGctacggcggcggcggtggtggcggcggctaCGCCCGCTACGGCGAGCACGTCAAGACCGTGGTGAAGGTGCCGGTGCCCGTCGACCGGCCGTACCCCGTCCACGTGAAAGTCCCCGTGCCGCAGCCCTACCCCGTGGAGAAGCGCGTCGAAGTGGCCGTGCCGCACCCGGTGCCCGTGCACGTCAAGGTGCCCTACCCGGTGGAGAAGCGCGTCGAGGTCCGCGTGCCCTACCCGGTGCAGGTGCCCGTCGACAGGCCCTACCCCGTCCACGTCAAAGTACCAGTGCCGCAGCCCTACCCCGTCGAGGTCAAGGTCCCCGTCCCGCAGCCCTACCCCGTGGAGAAGCGCGTAGAGGTGCCAGTTCCAGTTGAAGTCAAGGTTCCCGTACACGTTCCGGTCGACAGACCTTACCCTGTCCACGTGAAAGTCCCCGTACCTCAGCCCTACCCCGTCCACGTCAAGGTCCCAGTGCCACAGCCGTACCCAGTGGAGAAGAGAGTCGAAGTCCCAGTGCCGCAGCCCTACCCTGTAGAAGTCAAGGTGCCCGTCGACCGTCCTTACCCAGTTCACGTTCCGGTGGAGAAGCGTGTCGAGGTGCCTGTTCCCGTTCACATCAAGGTCCCGGTCCCACAGCCCTACCCAGTCGAAGTCAAGGTACCCGTAGACAGACCCTACCCAGTTCACGTCAAAGTACCAGTACCTCAGCCGTACCCCGTCGAGAAGCCAGTACCCGTCCCAGTACCTCAACCCTACCCCGTCCACGTCAAAGTACCGGTTCCTCAGCCGTACCCAGTGGAGAAGCGTGTCGAAGTACCTGTCGACAGGCCGTACCCCGTCCACGTGAAGGTGCCCGTGCCTCAGCCGTACCCTGTCGAAGTGAAGGTGCCGGTACCGCAGCCCTACCCAGTGGAGAAGCGTGTCGAGGTTCCCGTACCGCACCCCGTCCCCGTCCAAGTCCCCGTCGACAGGCCGGTCCCCGTGCCTCAGCCCTACCCGGTCCACGTCAAGGTTCCCGTCGACAGGCCCTACCCGGTGCCTCAGCCCTACCCGGTTCACGTCAAGGTTCCCGTCGACAGGCCCTACCCGGTGCCCGTCAAGGTGCCCGTCCCACAACCGTACCCCGTCGAGAAGCGCGTCGAAGTTCCGGTTAAGGTGCCGGTGCCTCAGCCGTACCCAGTGGAGGTCAAAGTACCTGTCGACAGGCCTTATCCCGTAGAAGTCAAGGTGCCCTACCCGGTGGAGAAGCGCGTCGAGGTGCCAGTTCAAGTGCCGGTCCCACAGCCGTACCCAGTCGAGAAGCGCGTCGAAGTTCCGGTGAAGGTCCCCGTGCCCCAGCCGTACCCAGTCGAAGTGAAGGTCCCGGTGCAGGTGCCGGTGCCGCAGCCCTACCCCGTCCACGTCAAAGTCCCCGTGGACCGTCCCGTCCCCGTGCCCCACCCGTACCCCGTGAAGGTGCCCGTCGACCGCCCCTATCCCGTCAAAGTGCCCTTCCCCGTGCCGGTACACCAGCCTCACCCTAGCTACGGATACGGGGTGAACGCCGGCTGGAAGAAGTAAACATCGGCAGCTAGGCGCAGCTAACCGGGGCAGGTATCTGGACATACACAGTGCGACACTGGAGCGCCACCTTCGCACGGAGGGACGTCCGAAGACCACCGGGGACACGCCGACCAGAAGAGCTGCCACTCCGCTGTCTGCAGTCCTGGAAGACGACGGCACAATGCAGCGTTCGCCTAGGAAAGAAGCACGGAAGAGCTCCACGGCCGGAGACACACCACCCTCTGGCTGACGCTTCTAGTGTTGCCCACCACACCCTCGAGCGTTGCTGTCTGTCTGACATGGAAGTGCCTGGACAACACAGGTTCTTCCGCGTCTTCCAGGAGGCGGCAGAGCGGTGCCGGCCGCTCGGGACCCCGTCCCTTCCCGTCCTCCAGTGTGGACGGGCGCAGCTTCAGCGTCGCGCGGTAGTCTTCTTCGCCCTGAAGACTGCGGCGCTCCGGCGCGCCGAAACGTTGTACAGCACATCTCACCCATCACGTCCTCCTCGTCGCCGACGACATGCCTCATAGATGCG
The sequence above is drawn from the Schistocerca americana isolate TAMUIC-IGC-003095 chromosome 10, iqSchAmer2.1, whole genome shotgun sequence genome and encodes:
- the LOC124552465 gene encoding proline-rich extensin-like protein EPR1, yielding MARLQVLYVLAVSLAVLVAAAEEKKAASSSSEEQKDAKAQPVKRGLLGLGYGLGGYGSQVADALVLGGQSLPAFGGGLGGGFGGGAIGGGLIGGGYGGGYGGGYGGGGGGGGYARYGEHVKTVVKVPVPVDRPYPVHVKVPVPQPYPVEKRVEVAVPHPVPVHVKVPYPVEKRVEVRVPYPVQVPVDRPYPVHVKVPVPQPYPVEVKVPVPQPYPVEKRVEVPVPVEVKVPVHVPVDRPYPVHVKVPVPQPYPVHVKVPVPQPYPVEKRVEVPVPQPYPVEVKVPVDRPYPVHVPVEKRVEVPVPVHIKVPVPQPYPVEVKVPVDRPYPVHVKVPVPQPYPVEKPVPVPVPQPYPVHVKVPVPQPYPVEKRVEVPVDRPYPVHVKVPVPQPYPVEVKVPVPQPYPVEKRVEVPVPHPVPVQVPVDRPVPVPQPYPVHVKVPVDRPYPVPQPYPVHVKVPVDRPYPVPVKVPVPQPYPVEKRVEVPVKVPVPQPYPVEVKVPVDRPYPVEVKVPYPVEKRVEVPVQVPVPQPYPVEKRVEVPVKVPVPQPYPVEVKVPVQVPVPQPYPVHVKVPVDRPVPVPHPYPVKVPVDRPYPVKVPFPVPVHQPHPSYGYGVNAGWKK